A stretch of DNA from Staphylococcus sp. KG4-3:
CATTCCCTTATACTGCGTATTCACAAAATGTAGGCTTAGTATCATTGTCAGGTGCGAAAAAGAATAAAGTGATATACGGTATGGTTATATTGCTAGTTATTTGTGGGTGTATTCCTAAATTAGGTGCATTAGCAAATATGATTCCTCTACCAGTATTAGGTGGAGCGATGATAGCTATGTTTGGCATGGTCATGGCATATGGTGTTAGTATATTAGGTAATATTAATTTTAAGAATCAAAATAATTTGTTAGTTATTGCTGTATCTGTAGGACTAGGAACGGGTATAAGTGCAGTACCTCAGGCGTTTGACGCCTTAGGTGAACAATTTGCATGGTTAACTCAAAACGGTATTGTACTAGGTGCAATTTCAGCAATTGTTTTGAATTTCTTTTTTAATGGCATAAAGCATCAACAAGACACGGAAATTATGAAATAATAGAACTATAAAACAATTAATTAGGAGGCTGTACAAGTATGTGGGAAAATAAATTTGAAAAAGAATCTTTAACTTTTGACGATGTGTTATTGTTACCAGCAGAATCAGATGTATTACCGAAAGAAGTGGACTTAAGTGTTCAATTATCAGAAGGTATTAAACTGAATATTCCAATCGTATCAGCAGGTATGGACACAGTTACAGAATCAAAAATGGCGATTTCAATGGCTAGACAAGGTGGACTTGGTGTCATTCATAAAAATATGAACATTGAAGATCAAGCCGATGAAGTTCAAAAAGTAAAACGTTCTGAAAATGGTGTCATCTCGAATCCATTTTATTTAACTCCAGAAGAAAGTGTTTTTGAAGCAGAAGCATTAATGGGTAAATATCGCATTTCAGGCGTGCCAATTGTTGATAGTAAAGAGACTAGACAATTTGTTGGTATCATTACAAACCGTGATTTACGTTTTATCGAAGACTTTTCAATTAAAATTTCAGATGTAATGACAAAAGATAACCTTGTTACAGCTCCTGTAGGTACGACATTAGAGGAAGCAGAGAAGTTATTACAACAACATAAAATTGAGAAACTTCCATTAGTTAAAGAAGGTCGTTTAGAAGGATTAATTACAATTAAAGATATTGAAAAAGTTCTTGAATTCCCTAATTCTGCTAAAGATGCACATGGTAGATTATTAGTAGGTGCAGCAATTGGTATTGCGAAAGATACTGATATCCGTGCACAAAAACTTGTTGAAGCTGGTGTAGATGCATTAGTTATCGATACAGCACACGGCCACTCTAAAGGTGTATTAGAACAAGTTACACATATTAAAAAAACATTCCCACAAGTTACTTTAATAGCAGGTAATGTTGCTACAGCTGAAGGTACAAAAGCTTTATATGAAGCGGGTGCTGACGTAGTTAAAGTTGGTATTGGTCCTGGTTCAATTTGTACAACTCGTGTTGTTGCAGGAGTTGGTGTCCCACAAATTACAGCTGTTTACGATTGTGCTACAGAAGCGCGCAAACATGGTAAAGCAATTATTGCAGATGGTGGTATTAAATTCTCAGGAGATATCATTAAAGCATTAGCTGCTGGTGGACATGCAGTTATGTTAGGTAGCTTACTCGCAGGCACTGAAGAAAGTCCTGGCGCAACTGAAGTGTTCCAAGGTAGACAATACAAAGTATATAGAGGCATGGGCTCATTAGGCGCAATGGAAAGTGGTTCAAATGACCGTTACTTCCAAGAAGATAAAGCACCTAAAAAATTCGTTCCAGAAGGTATTGAAGGTCGTATCGCTTACAAAGGTGCACTACAAGACACTATTTATCAACTTATGGGCGGCGTAAGATCTGGTATGGGTTATACTGGTTCTAAAAACTTAGAAGCATTAAGAGAAGAAGCTCAATTTACACGCATGGGACCTGCTGGTTTAGCAGAAAGCCATCCACATGATGTTCAAATTACAAAAGAATCACCAAATTATTCATTCTAAGTTAAAAGGAGATTTAAAGTTATGGAAATGGCGAAAGAGCAAGAGCTCATACTTGTTTTAGACTTTGGTAGCCAATACAATCAGTTAATTACACGACGTATTCGTGAAATGGGCGTATATAGTGAGTTACACGACCATGAGATTAGTATGGAAGAAATAAAACAATTGAACCCTAAAGGTATTATCCTTTCGGGTGGACCAAACTCAGTTTATGAAGAAGATTCGTTCACAATTGATCCAGAAATATACAATTTAGGAGTGCCGATTTTAGGTATTTGTTATGGTATGCAGTTGACGACTAAACTATTAGGCGGAAAAGTTGAACGTGCCAATGAACGTGAATATGGTAAAGCAATCATCAATGCTAAAACTGATGAATTATTCTTCGGTTTACCGGAAGAACAAAATGTTTGGATGAGTCATTCAGATAAAGTTATTGAGATTCCAGAAGGCTTTGAAGTTATTGCTGACAGCCCAAGCACAAATTATGCAGCGATTGAAGATAAATCTCGCCGTATTTATGGTGTACAATTCCACCCAGAAGTACGTCATACTGAATATGGTAATGACTTATTACGTAACTTTGTACGTCGCGTATGTGAATGTACTGGTGAATGGTCAATGGAAAACTTCATTGAAATCGAAGTTGAAAAAATCCGCAATCAAGTTGGCGACCGTAGAGTGTTATGTGCTATGAGTGGTGGAGTTGATTCATCTGTAGTAGCAGTATTGTTACACAAAGCAATTGGTGATCAGCTTACATGTATCTTTGTAGATCATGGCTTATTACGTAAAGGTGAAGGCGATATGGTTATGGAGCAGTTCGGTGAAGGCTTCAACATGAATATTATTCGTGTAGATGCACAAGAACGTTTCATGAGTAAATTACAAGGCGTGTCAGACCCAGAACAAAAACGTAAAATCATCGGGAATGAGTTTATCTATGTCTTCGATGATGAAGCATCTAAATTAAAAGGTGTAGATTTCTTAGCGCAAGGTACACTTTATACAGATGTTATCGAGTCAGGCACAAAAACTGCTCAAACGATTAAATCACACCACAATGTAGGTGGTTTACCTGAAGATATGGAATTCCAGTTAATCGAACCTATTAATACACTATTCAAAGATGAAGTGCGCGAACTAGGTATCGAATTAGGTATTCCAGAGCACTTAGTTTGGAGACAACCATTCCCAGGTCCAGGTTTAGGTATCCGTGTCCTTGGAGAAATCACTGAAGACAAACTTGAAATTGTACGTGAATCTGATGCGATTTTAAGACAGGTTATCCGTGAGGAAGGTCTTGAACGTGAAATTTGGCAATACTTCACAGTATTACCAGGTATCCAATCAGTAGGTGTTATGGGAGATTACCGTACGTATGACCATACAGTTGGTATTCGTGCCGTAACCTCAATCGATGGCATGACAAGTGACTTCGCCCGTATCGACTGGGAAGTCTTACAAAAGATTTCAAGCCGTATCGTAAATGAAGTCGATCACGTTAACCGCGTTGTTTATGATATAACATCTAAACCGCCAAGTACAAT
This window harbors:
- the guaB gene encoding IMP dehydrogenase, with product MWENKFEKESLTFDDVLLLPAESDVLPKEVDLSVQLSEGIKLNIPIVSAGMDTVTESKMAISMARQGGLGVIHKNMNIEDQADEVQKVKRSENGVISNPFYLTPEESVFEAEALMGKYRISGVPIVDSKETRQFVGIITNRDLRFIEDFSIKISDVMTKDNLVTAPVGTTLEEAEKLLQQHKIEKLPLVKEGRLEGLITIKDIEKVLEFPNSAKDAHGRLLVGAAIGIAKDTDIRAQKLVEAGVDALVIDTAHGHSKGVLEQVTHIKKTFPQVTLIAGNVATAEGTKALYEAGADVVKVGIGPGSICTTRVVAGVGVPQITAVYDCATEARKHGKAIIADGGIKFSGDIIKALAAGGHAVMLGSLLAGTEESPGATEVFQGRQYKVYRGMGSLGAMESGSNDRYFQEDKAPKKFVPEGIEGRIAYKGALQDTIYQLMGGVRSGMGYTGSKNLEALREEAQFTRMGPAGLAESHPHDVQITKESPNYSF
- the guaA gene encoding glutamine-hydrolyzing GMP synthase, giving the protein MEMAKEQELILVLDFGSQYNQLITRRIREMGVYSELHDHEISMEEIKQLNPKGIILSGGPNSVYEEDSFTIDPEIYNLGVPILGICYGMQLTTKLLGGKVERANEREYGKAIINAKTDELFFGLPEEQNVWMSHSDKVIEIPEGFEVIADSPSTNYAAIEDKSRRIYGVQFHPEVRHTEYGNDLLRNFVRRVCECTGEWSMENFIEIEVEKIRNQVGDRRVLCAMSGGVDSSVVAVLLHKAIGDQLTCIFVDHGLLRKGEGDMVMEQFGEGFNMNIIRVDAQERFMSKLQGVSDPEQKRKIIGNEFIYVFDDEASKLKGVDFLAQGTLYTDVIESGTKTAQTIKSHHNVGGLPEDMEFQLIEPINTLFKDEVRELGIELGIPEHLVWRQPFPGPGLGIRVLGEITEDKLEIVRESDAILRQVIREEGLEREIWQYFTVLPGIQSVGVMGDYRTYDHTVGIRAVTSIDGMTSDFARIDWEVLQKISSRIVNEVDHVNRVVYDITSKPPSTIEWE